A stretch of Brassica napus cultivar Da-Ae chromosome C6, Da-Ae, whole genome shotgun sequence DNA encodes these proteins:
- the LOC106379259 gene encoding formin-like protein 7 isoform X1, with protein sequence MLFPLLSETAMFLSMDMMVTIPPSWLRPPPDPPPPSFLMQHCSSSLKMMVTGLPPLSQPRPPSDPARNKHLPIETPPVKPPEPPDPPDVSVSLVLFTSSSPSPQATQVIDLMFNFSRVSSKLSDDGVVLVFIGDTIFVNWRSFPVVYRLYFCQFGNGSSPGSYSNFHFINPLIDVQCLCVSLLGGS encoded by the exons ATGCTCTTTCCTCTTCTCTCTGAAACAGCCATGTTCCTCTCCATGGACATGATGGTGACTATTCCTCCGTCGTGGCTCCGCCCCCCTCCAGATCCGCCGCCCCCGTCGTTCCTGATGCAGCACTGCTCTTCCTCCTTGAAGATGATGGTGACAGGCCTTCCTCCTCTTTCACAGCCCAGGCCTCCTTCAGATCCGGCGCGGAACAAGCATCTTCCGATTGAAACTCCTCCCGTCAAGCCACCAGAACCTCCAGACCCACCAGACGTCTCCGTCAGCCTCGTTCTTTTCACTTCCTCCAGCCCTTCTCCACAAGCTACTCAAGTCATAGATCTGATGTTTAATTTTTCAAGGGTTTCAAGTAAGCTCAGTGATGATGGTGTTGTTCTTGTCTTCATTGGTGACACCATCTTTGTCAACTGGCGTTCTTTTCCTGTGGTATACAGGTTGTATTTTTGTCAGTTCGGGAATGGGTCTTCTCCCGGCTCTTATTCCAACTTTCATTTTATCAATCCGCTTATAGACGTCCAG TGTCTGTGTGTTTCTCTTCTTGGTGGCAGTTGA
- the LOC106379259 gene encoding formin-like protein 7 isoform X2: MLFPLLSETAMFLSMDMMVTIPPSWLRPPPDPPPPSFLMQHCSSSLKMMVTGLPPLSQPRPPSDPARNKHLPIETPPVKPPEPPDPPDVSVSLVLFTSSSPSPQATQVIDLMFNFSRVSSCIFVSSGMGLLPALIPTFILSIRL; this comes from the exons ATGCTCTTTCCTCTTCTCTCTGAAACAGCCATGTTCCTCTCCATGGACATGATGGTGACTATTCCTCCGTCGTGGCTCCGCCCCCCTCCAGATCCGCCGCCCCCGTCGTTCCTGATGCAGCACTGCTCTTCCTCCTTGAAGATGATGGTGACAGGCCTTCCTCCTCTTTCACAGCCCAGGCCTCCTTCAGATCCGGCGCGGAACAAGCATCTTCCGATTGAAACTCCTCCCGTCAAGCCACCAGAACCTCCAGACCCACCAGACGTCTCCGTCAGCCTCGTTCTTTTCACTTCCTCCAGCCCTTCTCCACAAGCTACTCAAGTCATAGATCTGATGTTTAATTTTTCAAGGGTTTCAA GTTGTATTTTTGTCAGTTCGGGAATGGGTCTTCTCCCGGCTCTTATTCCAACTTTCATTTTATCAATCCGCTTATAG